From a single Actinomycetota bacterium genomic region:
- a CDS encoding addiction module protein: protein MTIDDLKREALQLDPSKRASLARDILVSLDDLSEAEVERLWLEEAVRRDEEMASGKVKPIPMDEVFAELRATRA from the coding sequence TTGACCATCGACGATCTCAAACGAGAAGCCCTTCAACTGGATCCTTCGAAGCGGGCCAGTCTCGCTCGGGATATCCTTGTTAGTCTCGATGACCTCTCAGAAGCGGAGGTCGAGCGGCTCTGGCTCGAAGAGGCCGTCCGCCGCGACGAGGAGATGGCTTCCGGCAAGGTGAAGCCGATCCCGATGGACGAGGTCTTCGCAGAACTGCGAGCTACCCGGGCGTGA
- a CDS encoding type II toxin-antitoxin system HicB family antitoxin, whose amino-acid sequence MKLQFTAVFEKVPEGYIGFVEELPGANTQAETLDEARANLTEAVALVLDANRVLAEERLGSRKVIREPLRVTA is encoded by the coding sequence ATGAAGCTTCAATTCACGGCTGTGTTCGAGAAGGTACCGGAAGGCTACATCGGCTTCGTCGAGGAGCTTCCCGGCGCCAACACCCAGGCGGAGACTCTGGACGAGGCTCGCGCCAACCTCACAGAAGCCGTCGCACTAGTCCTCGATGCGAATCGTGTTCTCGCAGAAGAGCGCCTCGGCAGCCGGAAGGTCATCCGCGAGCCCCTACGCGTCACCGCGTGA
- a CDS encoding S8 family serine peptidase, with translation MAIVPRNRTVLGAVCSLLIVLLLAPMTVVALPAPAPGRASSGLRGGVIGGAVEGAPPGFATPPAATPPSTVQPSATPPSEPEADGLIVRFKDARISGKASAAVHARAGGRAARKIRGLAGAEVVELPEGATLAEAVAAYERQPEVAFVQPNYISHIAAIPNDTYFTDLWGLHNTGQSDGTTDADIDAPEAWDITTGSSDIVVAVIDTGVDYNHPDLADNMWRNPGETAGNGIDDDLNGYVDDIYGYDFVNEDGNPMDDHGHGTHVSGTVGATGNNATGVTGVNWDVSIMAIKAGDRQGGFTSADEIEAVNYARAMGADVVNCSWGGSAEDLLLRSAISSAGMTFACAAGNLGRNADTYPFYPAAFNLGNIISVAATDRNDVRASYSNYGVTSVDVAAPGSSIYSTVRQVVYGTTPQALLFSDSMSTLSNWWAPTPGLGTPWTTTTTSYVSPPRSASHMGYLNGEVADLILIPEFDLTNSGALLRFNLWIDMSEGPDPNSLADDDIILLWVWDPSNPAGYEWVPYYYFTGNSGGWVPIEILLNDFGSLNGVSIAFQLRGANASLPGQGVRIDDVQIYSTASSGWQSVYGYSSGTSMATPHVAGLAALMLARNPSLTTAQIRSIIFGTVDKKAGLTGAIATGGRVNAYKAVVESVYSPPVVTDNAAAYYLTQPAVIRLTATDTASGVASIAYKVDGAATQTVPASAVNVSVSNNGSHSIRYTATDKVGYTSVPVTTSFIIDTIAPTASHTPVTPLYSSTPVTVTLDGADTGGSGFASMNWQVDGGAPQSSPTTPVVVPLSTEAAHTVSYWTIDNAGNTSVVGSAAVTIDATAPGLSDDVVASYEQSATIHLSATDGVSGVAEIAYRLDDEATQTVAGSAASFHVDTGNAHHLVYTATDRAGNVAPAQEHDFMITGALPKLYHLPGTPLYSPLPVDVTIDASYLGDFGIGSIHWQVDGGLEQSWPGVPATVSVAGEGQHTVSYWAVDGAGFLTVPKTADVTIDSIAPTAWTNVSSTARYADAAIVNISTSDGMGSGVASVSYRWDDETTVTVAGSSATAPTSKPGAHVLRYRAVDRAGNVVEGSKSIVVYAVKRLADATRYSTAIKIARETFAPAGSPAWAGVTDVVIASGEDRAAADPLSAAGLCWLYDAPLFLVSAKSTPAEVKAAIREIVQANGAVTVHVVGGTTSVPDARVADIKAACAPYGTVTSARVLASGNRYDLAATIARNVKSEAAAHGKTIQSAVFVANGADPAKFFDALALSPISSAKGVPILLVSATSVPSATRNALVDLAPAEVIVGGGVATVDPAVYKAVGADDRWSGSTRYTTAIDIANNALARGWLKATPVALAAKLPDALTGGSMVGREGGVLMLTGKSAIDSATGSWISSHKGPIGSCYVLGGTASVSVSVVTAARNLLK, from the coding sequence GTGGCAATCGTGCCAAGGAACAGGACAGTACTCGGAGCCGTTTGCTCGCTTCTCATCGTGCTCTTGCTCGCACCGATGACGGTTGTGGCGCTGCCTGCGCCTGCGCCCGGACGGGCGTCGTCAGGGCTGCGCGGGGGCGTGATCGGGGGCGCGGTCGAGGGTGCGCCTCCCGGGTTCGCCACGCCGCCGGCCGCGACGCCGCCGTCCACCGTGCAACCGTCCGCGACGCCGCCGTCCGAGCCCGAGGCTGACGGCCTGATCGTGCGCTTCAAAGACGCGCGCATCTCGGGCAAAGCGTCGGCCGCGGTGCACGCGCGTGCCGGTGGGCGAGCGGCGCGCAAGATCCGGGGTCTGGCCGGCGCCGAGGTCGTCGAACTCCCCGAGGGAGCCACTCTCGCTGAGGCCGTCGCCGCCTACGAGCGCCAGCCCGAGGTCGCCTTCGTGCAGCCGAACTACATCTCCCACATCGCCGCGATTCCCAACGACACCTACTTCACCGATCTGTGGGGCCTTCACAACACGGGCCAGAGCGACGGTACGACAGACGCCGACATCGATGCTCCCGAGGCGTGGGACATCACCACGGGCTCCTCGGACATAGTGGTCGCGGTCATCGACACGGGCGTCGACTACAACCACCCCGACCTTGCGGACAACATGTGGCGCAATCCCGGGGAGACCGCCGGCAACGGCATCGACGACGACCTCAACGGCTACGTCGACGACATCTACGGCTACGATTTCGTCAACGAAGACGGCAACCCGATGGACGATCACGGTCATGGGACACACGTGTCGGGGACGGTCGGAGCCACCGGCAACAACGCGACCGGCGTGACCGGCGTGAACTGGGACGTCAGCATCATGGCGATCAAGGCGGGCGACAGGCAGGGCGGATTCACGTCGGCCGATGAGATCGAGGCCGTCAACTACGCCCGCGCGATGGGCGCCGACGTCGTGAACTGCTCGTGGGGCGGGTCCGCCGAGGACCTGTTGCTCCGGAGTGCCATCTCCTCGGCAGGTATGACTTTCGCGTGTGCGGCCGGCAACCTGGGAAGGAACGCCGACACCTATCCGTTCTACCCGGCCGCCTTCAACCTCGGCAACATCATCTCGGTCGCCGCAACCGACCGCAACGATGTGAGGGCAAGCTACTCCAACTACGGTGTCACGTCAGTCGACGTCGCGGCTCCGGGCTCGTCGATCTACAGCACCGTGCGCCAGGTCGTCTACGGCACGACGCCGCAGGCCCTTCTGTTCTCCGACAGCATGTCCACACTCTCCAACTGGTGGGCTCCAACCCCGGGTCTCGGTACACCTTGGACGACGACCACGACCTCCTATGTCAGCCCACCGCGAAGCGCGTCGCATATGGGGTACCTCAACGGTGAGGTCGCGGATCTGATACTCATCCCCGAGTTCGACCTGACGAACTCTGGCGCCCTCCTGAGGTTCAACCTCTGGATCGACATGAGCGAGGGTCCCGACCCGAACTCGTTGGCCGACGATGACATCATCCTGCTGTGGGTGTGGGATCCCTCGAACCCGGCAGGTTACGAGTGGGTGCCCTACTACTACTTCACCGGCAACTCCGGCGGCTGGGTGCCCATTGAGATACTGCTGAACGACTTCGGCAGTTTGAACGGGGTCTCGATCGCCTTTCAGCTTCGCGGCGCCAACGCGAGCCTTCCCGGCCAAGGAGTGCGCATCGATGACGTTCAGATCTACTCGACTGCTTCCAGCGGGTGGCAAAGCGTGTACGGCTACAGCTCCGGCACGTCGATGGCCACGCCGCACGTCGCCGGCCTCGCGGCGCTGATGCTCGCCCGCAATCCCTCGCTGACAACCGCGCAGATTCGCAGCATCATCTTCGGCACCGTGGACAAGAAGGCCGGACTGACAGGCGCTATCGCCACGGGCGGCCGTGTCAACGCCTACAAGGCCGTCGTGGAGTCGGTCTACTCGCCTCCGGTGGTGACCGACAACGCCGCAGCGTACTACCTGACGCAGCCCGCGGTCATTCGCCTCACCGCGACCGACACCGCCTCCGGAGTGGCGAGCATCGCCTACAAGGTGGACGGGGCGGCGACACAGACGGTTCCTGCGTCAGCTGTCAACGTCTCGGTCTCGAACAACGGCTCGCATTCGATCCGCTACACGGCGACGGACAAAGTCGGCTACACGTCCGTTCCGGTCACCACGAGCTTCATCATCGACACGATCGCACCGACCGCCTCGCATACCCCCGTGACACCGCTGTACTCCTCCACCCCGGTAACGGTTACCCTCGACGGGGCTGACACCGGCGGCTCGGGCTTCGCGTCCATGAACTGGCAGGTGGACGGAGGTGCGCCGCAATCGTCTCCGACGACGCCGGTGGTGGTCCCGCTTTCGACCGAGGCTGCTCACACCGTCTCGTACTGGACCATTGACAACGCGGGCAACACGTCGGTGGTCGGCAGCGCCGCCGTGACGATCGATGCGACGGCGCCGGGGCTCTCGGACGACGTCGTGGCCTCCTACGAGCAGTCCGCGACGATTCACCTGTCGGCGACCGATGGCGTGTCGGGTGTCGCCGAGATCGCCTACCGGCTCGACGACGAAGCGACACAGACTGTCGCCGGGTCGGCAGCGAGCTTCCACGTGGACACGGGCAATGCACATCACCTTGTCTACACGGCGACTGACCGGGCGGGCAACGTGGCGCCGGCTCAAGAGCACGACTTCATGATCACGGGAGCCCTGCCCAAGCTGTACCATCTGCCGGGCACACCGCTGTACTCTCCGCTCCCCGTCGACGTGACCATTGATGCATCGTATCTCGGTGACTTCGGAATTGGCTCGATACACTGGCAGGTGGACGGGGGGCTAGAACAGTCCTGGCCAGGCGTTCCGGCGACGGTGTCCGTTGCCGGCGAAGGTCAACACACGGTCTCGTACTGGGCTGTGGACGGGGCCGGCTTCCTGACAGTGCCCAAGACCGCCGACGTTACCATCGATTCGATTGCGCCGACCGCATGGACGAACGTCTCCTCCACCGCACGCTACGCCGATGCGGCGATTGTGAACATCTCCACGTCCGACGGCATGGGTTCGGGCGTTGCCAGCGTCAGCTATCGCTGGGACGATGAGACCACCGTCACCGTGGCGGGCTCCTCGGCGACGGCGCCGACCTCGAAGCCGGGCGCTCACGTGCTTCGCTACCGGGCAGTTGACCGCGCCGGCAACGTCGTGGAGGGCTCGAAGTCGATTGTCGTCTACGCGGTCAAGCGGCTTGCCGATGCGACCCGCTACTCGACAGCGATCAAGATCGCCCGCGAAACGTTCGCGCCGGCCGGCTCGCCTGCATGGGCCGGCGTGACCGACGTCGTCATCGCGTCGGGCGAAGACCGTGCAGCTGCCGACCCATTGTCCGCCGCCGGACTGTGCTGGCTCTACGACGCGCCGTTGTTCCTGGTCTCGGCCAAGTCGACACCTGCCGAGGTGAAGGCGGCCATACGCGAGATCGTGCAGGCAAACGGCGCAGTGACGGTGCACGTGGTCGGAGGCACGACCTCGGTGCCCGACGCGCGGGTCGCCGACATCAAGGCCGCGTGCGCGCCATACGGGACGGTCACGAGTGCGCGGGTGCTCGCCTCGGGCAACCGCTACGACCTCGCAGCGACGATCGCGCGCAACGTGAAGAGCGAGGCGGCGGCTCACGGCAAGACGATTCAGAGCGCCGTGTTCGTCGCCAACGGCGCCGACCCGGCGAAGTTCTTCGACGCGCTTGCGCTGTCACCGATCTCCTCGGCCAAGGGGGTGCCGATCCTGCTCGTCTCGGCGACGAGCGTCCCCTCGGCCACGAGAAACGCACTCGTCGACCTTGCGCCCGCGGAGGTCATCGTGGGCGGCGGCGTGGCGACCGTGGACCCTGCGGTGTACAAGGCCGTTGGTGCCGACGATCGCTGGTCCGGCTCCACGCGCTACACGACTGCGATCGACATCGCGAACAACGCGCTTGCTCGCGGCTGGCTGAAGGCCACCCCGGTCGCGCTTGCCGCCAAGCTCCCCGATGCGCTCACCGGAGGGTCGATGGTCGGCCGCGAGGGCGGCGTTCTCATGCTGACGGGCAAGTCAGCGATTGATTCTGCAACGGGTTCCTGGATAAGCTCTCACAAGGGGCCGATCGGATCCTGCTACGTGCTCGGAGGTACTGCTTCGGTCAGCGTGAGCGTGGTTACGGCCGCGCGCAATCTTCTCAAGTAG
- a CDS encoding cell wall-binding repeat-containing protein, with protein MKRTTFRPGGRTRAAFSSAMAALTLAVVCASVATAFAVLAPDAYEPDDTYTAAATIAVATPQVHTLFPAADYDWVTFVPTVDQPYDIRTSSAGGVDVDTLITLYVDDGAGGITYVTENDDFLGPYSRIAWTPSTDATAYVEITHVDTPGGGGDPGDYEVAVYDLVPGIAGTVTEQGSGNPLSGIDVTAYHYEAGIWFEDAYAQSGASGAYGLTDLGTGSYAVGFVDPSGVDGYHVPEFYDDVSGIDDATLVATTEFSTVSGVDAALTRLGYLAGTVRAEATGLPLAGMRVTAYAKPGSSWISVATTSTGTDGTYRVESLTTGTYRLRFSDPAAVPGSRTFYVSQYYDEVLDLAGAHDIELTASGFVEGLDADLGRARVARLSGPDRYTTAVRIARYAFDPDGDKSWPGVEHVIIASGEDRAAADPLAASGLCWAYDAPLFLVSRSSTSAQVKDAIVEIVKARGSVEIHVVGGTASVPDARIANIKAAAGPYGLVTAERLLSGGNRYDLARAIAVRMKQVAALTGRSLPGTVLIANGADPAKFFDALALSPIATDMGAPILLVAKDSVPAATTAALKTLAPTRVIVGGGPATVSAAVKTAVGATGPDDRWYGATRYSTASTIASKAISAGWLSPGVVGLAAKLPDGMTGGAMAGHLGGVLLLTPKSPLAAESAAVLTSHRLGVEQCLLLGGPASIAETVVESAAARLR; from the coding sequence ATGAAGCGAACGACCTTCCGGCCCGGCGGTCGTACCCGCGCCGCGTTCTCCTCGGCGATGGCCGCTTTGACGCTGGCCGTGGTCTGCGCGTCGGTGGCTACCGCTTTCGCGGTGCTCGCACCCGATGCGTACGAGCCCGACGACACCTACACGGCTGCGGCCACGATCGCCGTCGCGACCCCCCAGGTGCACACGCTGTTTCCTGCGGCCGACTACGACTGGGTCACGTTCGTGCCAACGGTAGACCAGCCGTACGACATCCGCACGTCCTCGGCAGGGGGCGTCGATGTCGACACGCTGATCACGCTCTACGTCGACGACGGCGCTGGCGGGATCACGTACGTGACCGAGAACGACGACTTCCTCGGGCCCTACTCCCGAATAGCCTGGACGCCGAGCACCGACGCGACGGCATACGTCGAGATCACGCATGTGGACACGCCGGGTGGCGGCGGAGACCCCGGCGACTATGAGGTCGCCGTGTACGACCTCGTGCCGGGTATCGCGGGCACGGTCACCGAGCAGGGGAGCGGCAACCCGCTCTCCGGCATCGACGTGACCGCCTATCACTACGAGGCGGGCATCTGGTTCGAGGACGCGTACGCACAGAGCGGCGCTTCCGGAGCCTATGGGCTCACGGACCTGGGAACGGGAAGCTACGCGGTCGGTTTCGTTGATCCGTCCGGCGTCGATGGGTATCACGTGCCCGAGTTCTACGACGACGTTTCCGGCATCGACGATGCGACGCTCGTGGCGACCACTGAGTTTTCGACGGTTTCGGGTGTCGACGCGGCCCTGACACGCCTTGGCTATCTCGCGGGCACCGTGCGGGCGGAGGCCACCGGGCTTCCGCTTGCGGGCATGCGCGTGACCGCGTACGCGAAGCCGGGATCGAGCTGGATCTCGGTGGCAACGACGTCGACCGGCACCGATGGCACCTATCGCGTTGAGTCGCTCACGACCGGAACCTACCGGCTCAGGTTCAGCGACCCTGCGGCCGTCCCGGGCTCGCGGACATTCTACGTGTCCCAGTACTACGACGAGGTGTTGGATCTGGCCGGCGCCCATGACATCGAGTTGACGGCCTCGGGCTTCGTTGAGGGACTGGATGCGGATCTGGGCCGCGCCAGAGTGGCCCGGCTTTCGGGTCCCGATCGCTACACGACCGCCGTCCGAATCGCGCGGTACGCGTTCGATCCCGATGGCGACAAGAGCTGGCCCGGGGTGGAGCACGTCATCATCGCTTCGGGAGAGGACCGCGCGGCCGCCGACCCGCTTGCCGCTTCCGGGCTGTGCTGGGCCTACGATGCTCCACTCTTCCTCGTGAGCAGGTCGAGCACCTCGGCGCAGGTCAAGGACGCCATCGTCGAGATCGTGAAGGCCCGCGGCTCCGTCGAGATCCACGTGGTTGGCGGTACGGCGTCCGTTCCCGACGCGCGCATCGCCAACATCAAGGCGGCGGCCGGTCCGTACGGGCTGGTGACGGCCGAGAGGCTACTGTCGGGTGGGAACCGCTACGACCTCGCCCGCGCCATAGCCGTCAGGATGAAGCAGGTTGCGGCGCTCACCGGGCGCAGCCTGCCCGGCACCGTGCTCATCGCCAACGGGGCCGACCCGGCGAAGTTCTTCGACGCGCTCGCGCTCTCTCCGATCGCGACTGACATGGGTGCTCCGATACTGCTCGTGGCCAAGGACAGCGTGCCTGCCGCCACCACAGCGGCCCTGAAGACGCTGGCGCCGACGCGTGTCATCGTCGGCGGTGGACCTGCGACCGTGTCTGCTGCCGTCAAGACCGCAGTCGGCGCGACCGGCCCGGACGACCGCTGGTACGGCGCGACGCGGTACTCGACCGCCTCCACAATCGCCTCCAAGGCGATCAGCGCCGGGTGGCTGTCGCCGGGAGTTGTCGGACTCGCTGCCAAGCTTCCCGACGGCATGACTGGCGGCGCTATGGCCGGTCACCTCGGCGGCGTGCTGCTTCTGACGCCGAAGTCCCCGCTTGCGGCAGAGTCGGCGGCCGTGCTCACCTCACACCGGCTCGGGGTCGAGCAGTGTCTGCTCCTTGGCGGTCCGGCGTCCATCGCCGAGACGGTAGTAGAGTCGGCCGCGGCGAGGTTGCGCTAG
- a CDS encoding type II toxin-antitoxin system HicB family antitoxin: protein MTRWSQNGWPGAHTQAADTLELEANLREVIGMLLEDGEPQLESEFLDVRSIQVA, encoded by the coding sequence ATGACTAGGTGGAGCCAAAATGGTTGGCCGGGCGCGCACACCCAAGCCGCTGATACCCTCGAGCTCGAGGCCAACCTGCGTGAGGTCATCGGGATGCTGCTCGAAGACGGTGAGCCGCAGCTCGAGTCGGAATTCTTGGACGTTCGCAGCATCCAAGTCGCCTGA
- a CDS encoding extracellular solute-binding protein — MNVRIGAPRMRRAVGCVVAAALALSLVGCASSTGDGTSSDKAADTPGEIILASTTSTQDSGLFDVLIPAFEKANPAYKVKVVAVGTGEALKLGETKDADVLLVHSKADEERLVEAGFGVERRDVMYNDFVLVGLEADPSGVKAAADLPGAMTAIAAGKAPFISRGDDSGTNKKELKLWKAASIATPTPDAQSWYESTGQGMGETLTITTNKGGYTLADRATYLSMEDTLDLVIVREGDKDLLNQYGVIVVTDAANQEGGQAFFDWILSEEGQTVIGDYGTEEFGQPLFIPNAQ, encoded by the coding sequence GTGAACGTGCGTATAGGTGCGCCTCGAATGAGGCGCGCGGTGGGGTGTGTGGTCGCCGCAGCACTCGCGCTCTCGCTGGTCGGGTGCGCATCATCTACCGGGGACGGAACGTCCTCGGACAAGGCCGCCGACACGCCCGGCGAGATCATCCTGGCGTCGACGACCTCCACGCAGGACTCCGGGCTCTTCGACGTCCTCATCCCGGCCTTCGAGAAGGCGAATCCGGCCTACAAGGTCAAGGTCGTCGCCGTGGGTACCGGGGAGGCGCTCAAGCTCGGCGAGACAAAGGACGCCGATGTCTTGCTCGTCCACTCCAAAGCTGACGAGGAGAGGCTCGTCGAGGCCGGCTTCGGTGTCGAGCGCCGCGACGTCATGTACAACGACTTCGTGCTGGTGGGACTGGAAGCGGATCCGTCCGGCGTGAAGGCCGCCGCAGATCTACCCGGCGCCATGACTGCCATTGCAGCGGGAAAGGCGCCGTTCATCTCCCGCGGCGACGACTCCGGCACGAACAAGAAGGAGCTCAAGCTCTGGAAGGCCGCGAGTATCGCCACGCCCACTCCTGACGCGCAGAGCTGGTACGAGTCGACCGGCCAGGGCATGGGCGAGACGCTCACCATCACAACGAACAAGGGTGGCTACACGCTTGCCGACCGTGCGACGTACCTGTCGATGGAGGACACGCTCGACCTGGTTATCGTGCGTGAGGGCGACAAGGACCTGCTCAACCAGTACGGAGTCATCGTTGTCACCGATGCGGCCAACCAGGAAGGTGGCCAGGCGTTCTTCGACTGGATCCTGTCCGAGGAGGGCCAGACGGTCATCGGCGACTACGGGACCGAGGAGTTCGGCCAGCCGCTGTTCATTCCGAACGCACAGTAG
- a CDS encoding ABC transporter permease, which translates to MQIYIDAIVEGWRLLVTGALDVWSIVIVSFRVSGAATLIALVLGVPAGFLLGTYRSVSRRVALVLANTGMGLPPVAVGLVVAMTLSRHGPLGELRLLYSQPAMIIAQVIIALPIVAAVTAAAVSSVPRELRLQARSLGASPLREMALTLAEARMGLLAAVAAGFGSIISEVGAVMMVGGNLAGETRVMTTAIVQYTRMGRYGAAFALVVILVSIVLAVNVLITGIQTSAERYEGGTR; encoded by the coding sequence GTGCAGATCTACATCGATGCGATCGTCGAGGGCTGGCGCCTGCTGGTCACGGGCGCGCTCGATGTCTGGAGCATCGTGATCGTGTCGTTTCGCGTTTCCGGCGCGGCCACGCTCATCGCGCTCGTGCTGGGGGTGCCGGCAGGGTTCCTCCTTGGCACGTACAGGTCGGTGAGCAGGCGCGTGGCGCTCGTTCTCGCGAACACGGGCATGGGCCTGCCTCCGGTCGCCGTGGGGCTCGTGGTGGCGATGACGCTGTCGCGCCATGGGCCGCTCGGGGAGCTACGTCTGCTGTATTCACAGCCCGCGATGATCATCGCCCAGGTCATCATCGCTCTGCCGATCGTCGCCGCCGTGACGGCGGCAGCGGTATCGTCGGTCCCCCGGGAGCTGCGTCTGCAGGCGCGCTCCCTGGGAGCTTCTCCGCTACGCGAGATGGCGCTCACACTGGCCGAGGCACGCATGGGGTTGCTCGCCGCCGTCGCCGCGGGATTCGGCTCGATCATCTCCGAGGTGGGCGCGGTGATGATGGTCGGCGGCAACCTCGCCGGCGAGACCCGCGTCATGACCACCGCGATCGTGCAGTACACGCGTATGGGGCGCTACGGGGCAGCGTTCGCGCTCGTGGTGATCCTCGTGTCGATCGTGTTGGCGGTCAACGTGCTCATCACCGGAATCCAGACTTCCGCCGAGCGCTACGAGGGAGGGACGCGATGA
- a CDS encoding ABC transporter ATP-binding protein, giving the protein MNVGLSLGALGLRRDYRGGFSLAVDELHVPAGSTLALLGPSGSGKSTLLSLLGLLEKPDAGSVQLDGREVTTRDHEARLSMAAVFQRPYLIKGTVAANVAYGLALRRVPAEERARRVDAALERVGLDGLGDRAAAALSGGEAQRVALARALVLEPQVLLLDEPLASLDPLLKRQLTGEFASILRSSGSTVVWVTHDQDETLVVSDSIAVMRDGRIVAHGPTEAVMALPKDEWTAKFLGQEVPIRGRVASGGEGLAEIVCGSATILAVSDAEPGTEVLVAVAPEDVVLLAGDAEMPPSSARNRLRGFVDEVSPRGSTWRVVVQIDGVRIASVVSRAALAEMGLAPGAAVQVLFKATAVRVRRVETERVE; this is encoded by the coding sequence ATGAACGTCGGTCTCTCCCTGGGAGCGCTCGGTCTGCGCCGCGACTACCGTGGCGGCTTCTCGCTTGCGGTCGACGAGCTGCATGTCCCCGCGGGCAGCACGCTTGCGCTGCTGGGGCCGTCTGGCTCCGGGAAGTCCACGCTGCTGTCGCTCCTTGGTCTGCTCGAGAAGCCGGACGCGGGCAGTGTGCAACTCGACGGGCGAGAAGTCACCACGCGCGACCATGAAGCCCGGCTCTCGATGGCGGCCGTCTTCCAGCGCCCGTACCTCATCAAAGGCACGGTGGCGGCCAACGTCGCCTACGGCCTCGCCTTGCGCCGTGTACCTGCCGAGGAGCGTGCCCGCCGCGTCGATGCAGCTCTCGAGCGCGTGGGGCTGGACGGCCTCGGCGATCGTGCGGCGGCGGCACTGTCGGGCGGCGAGGCGCAGCGGGTCGCACTCGCGCGCGCGCTCGTGCTCGAGCCGCAGGTGCTGCTGCTCGATGAGCCGCTAGCCTCACTCGATCCGCTGCTGAAACGCCAGCTCACCGGCGAGTTCGCGTCGATTCTGCGTAGCAGCGGCTCCACTGTCGTCTGGGTCACGCACGACCAGGATGAGACGCTGGTCGTGTCGGACTCGATTGCGGTCATGCGCGACGGGAGAATCGTGGCCCACGGGCCGACCGAGGCCGTGATGGCGCTGCCGAAAGACGAGTGGACGGCCAAGTTCCTTGGCCAGGAAGTTCCGATTCGCGGGCGCGTGGCGTCGGGGGGCGAAGGGCTCGCCGAGATCGTGTGCGGGTCCGCGACGATCCTCGCGGTGTCCGACGCCGAACCCGGGACCGAGGTGCTTGTCGCGGTGGCGCCGGAGGACGTGGTGCTGTTGGCGGGCGATGCGGAGATGCCGCCCTCCTCGGCAAGGAACAGGCTGCGCGGGTTCGTCGACGAGGTGTCGCCGCGCGGCAGCACGTGGCGCGTAGTCGTCCAGATTGACGGGGTGCGCATCGCCTCGGTCGTGTCGCGGGCGGCGCTGGCGGAGATGGGACTTGCCCCGGGCGCTGCGGTGCAGGTGCTGTTCAAGGCAACGGCGGTCCGCGTTCGGCGGGTCGAGACGGAGCGCGTCGAGTAG